The Aedes aegypti strain LVP_AGWG chromosome 3, AaegL5.0 Primary Assembly, whole genome shotgun sequence genome contains a region encoding:
- the LOC5570365 gene encoding alpha-tocopherol transfer protein — MLSLRPITADLADVAKNELSEDPSQLESHLSVIRNWLKECKHLHGFLDDQILLSFLRGCKFSLEKVKEKLALFYWIRTTLPEVVQNRDPNDDRVLEVIRLGVGIPLPNTVNSTDPKIFVIRVAQFDLTKIVFADVIKGGTLINDVLMRDDDQMVICGMNLVIDLAGVTANHLFQFDFEFLKQVAILYQDASPLRMKGIHIMNPPPGMRTVVNMFNSLLSAKNKSKRIFVHGNSLDSLHNHFPKDVLPEEYGGTLGPIQTFVDEWELKLKANRDYLLKLSDLRDINAHQDLKSSAPQARTVLSPTNNLTFFGLDGSFRKLELD, encoded by the exons ATGTTGTCGCTACGACCAATTACTGCTGATTTGGCGGATGTAGCGAAGAACGAACTAAGCGAGGATCCAAGTCAGTTGGAAAGTCATTTGAGTGTGATTCGTAATTGGTTGAAAGAATGTAAACACTTGCATGGTTTTCTCGATGATCAGATTCTATTGTCATTTCTAAGAGGGTGTAAATTCAGTTTGGAAAAAGTGAAGGAAAAGTTGGCTTTGTTTTACTGGATCAGAACAACTCTGCCTGAAGTGGTTCAAAATCGGGATCCGAACGATGACCGTGTATTGGAGGTGATACGTTTAGG TGTGGGAATCCCACTTCCCAATACAGTGAACTCAACAGATCCGAAGATATTTGTGATTCGAGTGGCACAGTTTGATCTGACAAAGATCGTCTTTGCTGACGTGATAAAAGGAGGAACGCTTATCAACGATGTACTGATGAGGGATGACGACCAGATGGTCATTTGTGGAATGAATTTGGTCATCGATCTGGCCGGCGTGACTGCTAATCATCTGTTTCAGTtcgattttgaatttttgaagcaagTAGCTATTCTGTACCAGGATGCTAGTCCTCTACGTATGAAAGGAATTCACATCATGAACCCTCCACCTGGAATGCGAACTGTGGTAAACATGTTCAACAGTCTGCTCTCCGcaaaaaacaaaagtaaaagg ATATTTGTACATGGCAATAGCTTGGATTCTCTACATAACCACTTTCCTAAGGATGTTTTGCCAGAAGAATACGGTGGAACATTGGGTCCGATACAAACATTCGTGGACGAATGGGAGTTGAAACTCAAAGCTAATCGAGATTACCTACTCAAATTGTCTGACTTACGAGATATCAATGCGCATCAAGATCTAAAATCATCAGCTCCACAAGCACGCACCGTGCTATCACCAACAAACAATCTTACAttcttcggactggacggctcCTTTAGAAAGCTTGAGTTGGATTGA